A genomic segment from Bos taurus isolate L1 Dominette 01449 registration number 42190680 breed Hereford chromosome 1, ARS-UCD2.0, whole genome shotgun sequence encodes:
- the GPR15 gene encoding G-protein coupled receptor 15 yields the protein MDPVMDPEATTVYLEYLFVTSHNPDIEETHSHVPYTSVFLPVFYTAVFLIGVSGNLILMSALHFKRGSRRLIDIFIINLAASDFIFVITLPLWVDKEASLGLWRTGSFLCKGSSYVISVNMHCNVFLLTCMSVDRYLAIVCPAVSRKVRRRDCAYAVCASVWFVSCLLGLPTLLSRELTLIDGKPYCAEERATPVKLTWALVALIFTFFAPLVSIVSCYCCITRKLCVHYQQSGKHNKKLRKSMKIIFIVVAAFVLSWLPFNTFKLLAIVSGLQQELYLSSAFLQRGMEVCGPLAFANSCVNPFIYYIFDGYIRRAIVRCLCPCLKNYDFGSSTETSDLTKALSNFIHAEDFARKRKRSVSL from the coding sequence ATGGACCCAGTGATGGACCCAGAAGCAACCACGGTTTATTTGGAATATCTCTTTGTTACGAGTCACAATCCTGATATTGAAGAGACCCACTCCCATGTTCCTTATACATCAGTCTTCCTTCCGGTCTTCTACACAGCTGTGTTCCTGATTGGAGTGTCTGGGAACCTCATTCTCATGAGTGCACTGCATTTCAAACGGGGCAGCCGAAGACTGATCGACATCTTTATCATCAACCTGGCTGCCTCCGACTTCATCTTCGTCATCACTTTGCCTCTCTGGGTGGATAAAGAAGCATCTCTGGGACTGTGGAGGACAGGCTCTTTCCTATGCAAAGGAAGCTCCTACGTCATCTCAGTCAACATGCACTGCAATGTCTTCTTGCTCACCTGTATGAGTGTGGACCGCTACCTGGCCATCGTGTGTCCAGCCGTATCCAGGAAAGTCAGGAGGAGAGACTGTGCCTATGCAGTCTGTGCCAGTGTCTGGTTTGTCTCCTGCCTCCTCGGGTTGCCTACCCTTCTGTCCAGGGAGCTTACCCTGATTGATGGTAAACCATACTGTGCAGAGGAGAGGGCCACTCCCGTCAAACTGACTTGGGCCCTGGTGGccttaatttttacattttttgccCCTTTGGTGAGCATTGTGTCCTGCTACTGTTGCATCACAAGGAAGCTGTGTGTCCATTACCAGCAGTCGGGAAAGCATAACAAAAAGCTGAGGAAATCCATGAAGATCATCTTTATCGTTGTGGCAGCCTTTGTTCTCTCCTGGCTGCCCTTCAATACTTTCAAACTCCTGGCTATTGTCTCTGGATTGCAGCAAGAACTCTACCTGTCCTCAGCTTTTCTCCAGCGGGGGATGGAGGTGTGCGGGCCCCTGGCATTTGCCAACAGCTGCGTCAACCCCTTCATTTACTATATCTTTGATGGCTACATCCGTCGGGCCATCGTGCGCTGCTTGTGCccctgcctgaagaactatgactTCGGGAGCAGCACTGAGACATCAGACCTCACGAAGGCTCTCTCCAACTTTATTCACGCAGAGGATTTTGCCAGAAAGAGGAAGAGGTCTGTGTCACTCTGA